GATCTCGGCATTCCTTTCAGGGCGGGGGTGGGCGGACACGGCGTGGTCGCCCGGGTACGCGGTCGCAGCACGGGGCCCGAAGTGGCGCTCCGGGCCGACATCGACGCCCTTCCCATTCATGAGGAGACCGGACTCCCGTTCGCGTCCGCGGTCGAAGGCGTCATGCATGCCTGCGGCCACGACGGCCACACAGCCATCCTGGCGGGAGCGGCCGTCCTGTTGAGTGCCGAGCCTCCCCCCTTCCCGGTGCGCCTGCTCTTCCAGCCCGCGGAAGAACGGGGGAGCGGGGCGCGGATGATGATCGACGACGGAGCTATCGACGGAGTGTCGGCTGTGTTCGGCGGCCACCTTGACATCAACTACCCGGTCGGCACGCTGGTCGTCACCGAAGGCGCGGTCAATGCAGCATCCGACTACTTCACGATCGATATCACAGGCAAGACGGGTCATGCTGCCCGGCCACATGAGGCGGTGGACGCGGTGGTGATCGGAGCATCGCTGGTGAACGCGCTCCAGACGGTCGTCTCTCGGGAGGTGGACCCCGCCGACCCGGCGGTGCTGACGGTGGGGAGTTTCAACTCCGGAACGGCCGAGAACATCATCGCCGGCTCGGCTCGGTTGACAGGGACCATCCGTACCCTGAACCCCGAGGTGCGCCGGCACCTGTGTGACTCGGTGCTTCGGATGGCCGAGGCGGTGGGGCGACTCCATGGCTGCGGGGTGGATGCCGAGGTGCGAGAGGGGAACCCTCCCGTTGTCAACGGGCCCGCAATGACGGAGCTGGCCCGGCGGGCGGCTTCGGCCCTGGTCGGAGAGGCCGGAGTGCTGCGGATGCGCACGGTCAACATGGGATCGGAGGATTTCGGACGCTACCTGGAGCGGGTTCCGGGGTGCTACATCCGTTACGGCGGCCGGATCCCGGGCGGCGATCCGTCGCCGGCCCATTCGAGCCGGTTCGACTTCGATGAGCGGGCCCTCGAGGTGGGAGCACGCTGGCTCGACGCCATCGCCCGGTTAGCCGGTGAGGAGTTGGCCCGCTAGTGGCTCAGGCCTCCAGCGCCTCGATGACCGCCGCCATGAAGCGGCGACCCTCGGCGCCGTCGATGATGCGGTGATCGTAGGAAAGGCTCAGAGGGAACTGCCGGGCGATCACCACGGTGTCGTCCCTCACCACGGCTCGTGGCTCGGCGCGGCCCACCGAGAGGATGGCGGAGGTTCCGTAGGGGATGATCGGGGTTCCGGTACCCCCTCCCACCGCTCCGATGTTCGACACGGTGAAGGTCTGACCCCGCAGTTCGTCGACACCCAACGTCCGTTCCCTGGCGCCGGAGGCAAGCCTCCGAACCTCGGCGGCCAGCTGTTCTATAGGGAGGGTGTCGGCGTCGCGGACCACCGCTACCAGCAGGCCTTCAGGTGTGTCGACTGCGAAGCCGATGTCGTAGAACCGTCGTTCGATCACGTCACTGCCGTCCACGACCGCGTTGAAGGAAGGGAACCGGACGAGAACCGGGACGAGGCGGGCGATGAGGAGCGCCTCGACCGGCGGCTTGCCCAGCCGTTCCCGGTCCCTCAGGAGTCGGTCCGAGCCGGCGTGCCCGTAGGTGGTCACGTGAGGTATCTCCCTCCACGACCGGGAGAGGTTCTCCGAGATGGCCCTGCGGAGGCGGGACATCGGCGCGCGTACCGAGGGGCGTTCGGAAGCTGCTGCCCGTACGTCCGCTTCGGTGATGCGGCCGAGCGGGCCGGTGCCGGAGACGGCCGACAGGTCGACGCCCAGGTCACCGGCCAGCTTCCGCACCATGGGCAGGACGAGCGGCCGGCCGGACACGCCGGGTTCCGCCCCTGGGAGGACACCTACGACGGGCGCCGACGCCTCCTCGACCACTGGTGGTGGCGTCTCGGGCTCCTCCTCCCACCTCTCGCCGGGCTCCCCGATCACGGCGAGCAGGGAGTCGACTTCCACCGTGTCGCCGTCCTCGCCCCCTCGATACAGCAGCACACCCGCGTACGGGGAAGGAATATCGACGATTGCCTTGTCCGTCTCCACCTCTACAAGCGGCTCGTCGAGCCCCACGGTCTCTCCGATGGCGACGTGCCAGGATACGATCAGGGCCTCTACCAGCCCTTCTCCCACGTCGGGAAGGTGGAATTCGCGTGCCACTTCAACCCTCCAGCGTTTGCCGGGCTGCCGAGACGATCCGGGCCACGGATGGCATGTAATGCCGTTCGGCGAGCCGTAGGGGTACCACCGTATCCCATCCGGTAACCCTCTGGACGGGCGCCCGCAGCGAGTAAAGGGCACGTTCCTGTATGAGGGCCACGATCTCGGCGCCGTAACCCGCCGTAAGGGGCGCCTCGTGCACGATGACCGCGCGGCCGGTCCTCACCACCGACGCGACGATCGTGTCCGCGTCGAGTGGCACCAGGGTCCTCAAGTCGATGATCTCTGCGCTCACGCCGTCTTCGGCCAGCCGATCGGCGGCCTCCCTGGTCTCGCGCATCATGGCGCCGTAGGACACGAGAGACACGTCCGAGCCCGTCCGGTCGACCTCGGCCGAGCCGATTGGCGTCGTGTGCCGGCCACCGGGTACCTCGCCGCGGGCCGCCCGGTAGAGCCGGATGGGCTCCATGAAGATCACCGGATCCGGGTCGTCGACAGCCGCCAGGAGCAGGCCCTTGGCATTCTCGGGAGTGGAGGCTACGACCACCTTCAATCCCGGGATGTGGGCGTAGACGGCCTCGGTGGACTCGCTGTGGTGCTCGGCGGCGCCTATCCCCGCCCCGTACGGAAGCCGGATCACCATGGGGGCGGTGAACCGGTGCCGGGAACGGTTCCGGATCCTGGCAACGTGGTTGATCACCTGGTCGTAGGCGGGGTAGGAGAACCCCATGAACTGGATCTCGACGACCGGGCGCATGCCGGCCACGGCCATCCCGAACGCAGCACCGACTATCCCCGACTCGGCGACCGGGGTGTCGATCACCCTTTCCGTCCCGTGCTTCTCGACCAGGCCGTCGGTTATGCGGAAGACGCCGCCGGTGGTCCCGATGTCCTCGCCGATGACGACGACCCGGGGATCCGAGAGGGCGACGTCGAGCGCCGCGTTGAGTGCCTGCGCCATGGTCATCACGCTCATTGCGAATCCCTCTCCGCGAGGGAGCGCTGGATGCGCAGCGGTGCCGTCAGCTCCTGGTAGGTGGCGTCGAAAATCTCACCGGCGGTGAACGACACGAGGGACTCGGCCTCGGCCACGGCGGCCTCGATCCGGCGCGACGCCCGTTCCTCCAGTTCGGACTGCCACGTTTCATCCCAGGCGCCCTGCCCATGGAGCCAGAGGCGAACCCGCTCCAAGGGGTCCTTGGCGCGCCAGGTCGCGACCTCCTCGTCCACCCGGTACCGTCGATGGTCATCCGCCGTGGTGTGGCCGTGGATCCGGTAGGTGAGCGCCTCTACGAGCGTCGGGCCGTCGCCGCCTCGGGCACGCGCGACCGCCTCGGCCACGACCTCCTCGACCGCCAGGACGTCATTGCCGTCGACCGCGACCCCTGGGAAGCCGTAGGCGACGGCCTTCTGCGCGATGGTCTCGGACGCCGTCTGTTGCGAGCGGGGCATGGAGATGGCCCACCCGTTGTTCTGGCAGAGGAATACCGTCGGGGTGCGGTACACCCCGGCGAAGTTCATCGCCTCGTGGAAGTCCCCCTCTGAGGTAGCGCCATCCCCGAACATCGTCAGGGCGACGGCGTCAGTTCCCTGCAACCGCTCGGCCCAGGCGATGCCCACGGCGTGGATCATGTGCCCACCGACTGTTATCGAGGGTGGGAGCGCATTGACACCCTCCGGCGGGTGGCCTCCCCTCTCGTCGCCCATCCTGGTGAGAAGCAGGTTCTTCCACGGGTAACCGTGGAAATACATGGCCGCCGCGTCCCGATAGCTGGCCACCAACCAGTCCCTGGCCGCCAGCGGGGCTACCGCCCCGACCTGGGTGGCCTCCTGGCCTTCGTAGGGCGCATAGGTGGCGAGCCGACCCTGGCGCTGGAGCGCCGAAGCCTTATGGTCGTAGAGGCGCGCCTCTACAAGTGCCCCGTATCTGGCCCGGACGGCGTCGATGTCGGGCGCCGCCCGGCCGGTATGGACACCCTCGGGTGTGATTACCTGGTGAGGCTTGAGGTGCATTGTGCGGAAGGCTACAGTGTCGATAACGGATCACGATATCGGATGTTGAGACCGTCGGCCGGACGGCCGGTTTGCGCCGAGCCGTTTCCTGCAGCGGTCACCGGAGATTCAAATGGCGGACATCGTAGAGCGCAAGGTGGGGGATCTGACCCTCCGTATCGATCGAGACCTCTGCGTGGGCTTCGAGCATTGCACCGACGAGTCGCCCGTGGCCTTCGAGCTAGGCGACTACGACGTGGTCGAGTTCGCGCATCCCGAGCGCGAAGACAGGTCGCGCCTCATCGTGGCCTCGGAGGCATGTCCGGTGGATGCCCTGTCGGTAATCGACTCCGAAGGGAACCAACTCGTTCCTCGTGTCTAGTCGCTAGTTACTATTAGTTTGCACTAAGCACTGACCTCTGACGGCGGCTGTATACGGCGACAGCGGGTGCGGTTGCGTACATTCAGGTGACCGATCCAACCGTGCCGAGATGGTATCGGGCTACGATATCGCCATCCAACGTCGCCACCGAAGAGGCAGCAGAGGAGGGTAGCTATGTGGGCTTACATCCTGCGGAGAGCCGCCCTCGGGATACTGACCCTGTTCGTCATCTCGATCATCTCGTTCGCGATCATCCAGCTCCCGCCGGGCGACTTCGTGTCAACCGCCTTGGCGGAGCTGGCGGAGAGCGGGACCGAGACCGCGGACGAGTTCGCGGCCCAGTTGCGGGCGGAGTACGGGCTGGATCGTCATATCGTGGTCCAGTACGGCATCTGGATGGGCCGGGTGCTGCAGGGAGACCTCGGCACATCGTTCTTCCACCAGAAGCCGGTTCTCGAGGTAATCGGCGACCGCCTGCCGCTCAGCATGCTGGTGTCGATGTCGGCGCTCGTCTTCACCCTGCTGATCGCCATCCCGATCGGGATCTACTCGGCTGTGCGGCAGTACTCGGTCGGCGACCACATCGCCACCTTCCTGGGGTTCCTCGGCCTGGCAACACCCAACTTCCTCCTGGCATTGGTGATGCTGTACGCCGGGTTCCTCTGGCTCGACGTCTCGCTGGCGGGGTTGTTCTCGGTGGAGTACGCCACCGCGCCGTGGAGCCTCGCCAAGCTCGGGGACCTGCTGGTTCACCTCCCGATCCCGGCGATCGTCCTGGGGACGGCAGGAGCGGCCCAGCTGATCCGCATCACCCGGGCCAACCTCCTGGACGAGAAGCGCCAGCCCTACGTCACAACCGCCCGGGCCAAGGGCCTGTCCAACCGTAGGGCGATCGGCAAGTATCCGGTGCGGGTGGCGATGAACCCGGTGGCCAGCTCGGTGGGCCTCCTGTTCCCCAATATCGTCTCCGGCGCGGTGATCGTGTCGGTGGTGCTGAGCCTCCCCACCATGGGTCCCGTGCTGCTTAGCTCGTTGCTGAGCCAGGACATGTACCTGGCAGGAGCAATCATCCTCCTGCTGGGCGCGTTCACGGTGCTCGGAGTGTTCCTGTCCGACCTGGCCCTGATGTGGCTCGATCCCAGGATCCGGCATGGCAACCTCTGAACGACCACCTCCGCTGCCGGGTGACACCGGCGAGGGGAACGTGGCCGTACTAGTGGAGGAGGACCGGATCTCGGTCGCCCCGCAGTGGAAGCTCATGTGGTGGAGGTTCCGCAAGCACAAGGTTGCGGTGAGCGCGGGCTTTGTCATTGCCGCCTTCTACCTCGTGGCCCTGCTGGCGAACTTCTTCGCCTACTCCGATCCCGACGACTCCCGCCCGGCCCAGTCCTTCATACCCCCCTCGCCCATCCATTGGTTTTCGGAGGACGGTACGTTCGGCCCTTACGTTCACCCGCTGGTGGGCGAGCGCGACTTCGAGACCTTCAAGAAGGTGTGGGAAGCCGACGAGACCGTGTCCATTCCCATCCAGCTGTTCGCCCGCGGCTACGAGTACAAGCTCTTGGGCTTGTTCGACACCGACATCCACCTGATAGGCGTGCCCGAGGCGTACGAATCTGAATCCACCATCTTCCTGCTGGGGACCGACAACTTCGGTCGGGACATCTTCTCCAGGTTGGTCCTCGCCACCCGGACCTCCCTGACGATCGGGCTGGTCGGCGTCTTCCTGAGCCTCGTCCTGGGGGTCACCCTGGGAGGTATCTCCGGCTACTACGGGGGTGTGCCCGACTCGATCATCCAGCGGATCATCGAGATACTTCGCTCCGTCCCCGT
This portion of the bacterium genome encodes:
- a CDS encoding ABC transporter permease, which produces MWWRFRKHKVAVSAGFVIAAFYLVALLANFFAYSDPDDSRPAQSFIPPSPIHWFSEDGTFGPYVHPLVGERDFETFKKVWEADETVSIPIQLFARGYEYKLLGLFDTDIHLIGVPEAYESESTIFLLGTDNFGRDIFSRLVLATRTSLTIGLVGVFLSLVLGVTLGGISGYYGGVPDSIIQRIIEILRSVPVIPLWLGIAAALPLTWSPTRIYFSITIIISLIGWTTLGREVRGRFLQLRHEDFIMAARLCGARDGRIIRVHMVPLLTSHIIAATTLAVPLMIIAETSLSFLGLGLRPPAISWGVMLQDAQNVQTVAQAIWMLIPVAPVILAVLAFNFLGDGVRDAADPYGG
- a CDS encoding (4Fe-4S)-binding protein; its protein translation is MADIVERKVGDLTLRIDRDLCVGFEHCTDESPVAFELGDYDVVEFAHPEREDRSRLIVASEACPVDALSVIDSEGNQLVPRV
- a CDS encoding ABC transporter permease, translating into MWAYILRRAALGILTLFVISIISFAIIQLPPGDFVSTALAELAESGTETADEFAAQLRAEYGLDRHIVVQYGIWMGRVLQGDLGTSFFHQKPVLEVIGDRLPLSMLVSMSALVFTLLIAIPIGIYSAVRQYSVGDHIATFLGFLGLATPNFLLALVMLYAGFLWLDVSLAGLFSVEYATAPWSLAKLGDLLVHLPIPAIVLGTAGAAQLIRITRANLLDEKRQPYVTTARAKGLSNRRAIGKYPVRVAMNPVASSVGLLFPNIVSGAVIVSVVLSLPTMGPVLLSSLLSQDMYLAGAIILLLGAFTVLGVFLSDLALMWLDPRIRHGNL
- a CDS encoding dihydrolipoamide acetyltransferase family protein; the protein is MAREFHLPDVGEGLVEALIVSWHVAIGETVGLDEPLVEVETDKAIVDIPSPYAGVLLYRGGEDGDTVEVDSLLAVIGEPGERWEEEPETPPPVVEEASAPVVGVLPGAEPGVSGRPLVLPMVRKLAGDLGVDLSAVSGTGPLGRITEADVRAAASERPSVRAPMSRLRRAISENLSRSWREIPHVTTYGHAGSDRLLRDRERLGKPPVEALLIARLVPVLVRFPSFNAVVDGSDVIERRFYDIGFAVDTPEGLLVAVVRDADTLPIEQLAAEVRRLASGARERTLGVDELRGQTFTVSNIGAVGGGTGTPIIPYGTSAILSVGRAEPRAVVRDDTVVIARQFPLSLSYDHRIIDGAEGRRFMAAVIEALEA
- a CDS encoding M20 family metallopeptidase; protein product: MVGLRRELHRHPELSEREERTAGVICSFLEDLGIPFRAGVGGHGVVARVRGRSTGPEVALRADIDALPIHEETGLPFASAVEGVMHACGHDGHTAILAGAAVLLSAEPPPFPVRLLFQPAEERGSGARMMIDDGAIDGVSAVFGGHLDINYPVGTLVVTEGAVNAASDYFTIDITGKTGHAARPHEAVDAVVIGASLVNALQTVVSREVDPADPAVLTVGSFNSGTAENIIAGSARLTGTIRTLNPEVRRHLCDSVLRMAEAVGRLHGCGVDAEVREGNPPVVNGPAMTELARRAASALVGEAGVLRMRTVNMGSEDFGRYLERVPGCYIRYGGRIPGGDPSPAHSSRFDFDERALEVGARWLDAIARLAGEELAR
- the pdhA gene encoding pyruvate dehydrogenase (acetyl-transferring) E1 component subunit alpha — translated: MHLKPHQVITPEGVHTGRAAPDIDAVRARYGALVEARLYDHKASALQRQGRLATYAPYEGQEATQVGAVAPLAARDWLVASYRDAAAMYFHGYPWKNLLLTRMGDERGGHPPEGVNALPPSITVGGHMIHAVGIAWAERLQGTDAVALTMFGDGATSEGDFHEAMNFAGVYRTPTVFLCQNNGWAISMPRSQQTASETIAQKAVAYGFPGVAVDGNDVLAVEEVVAEAVARARGGDGPTLVEALTYRIHGHTTADDHRRYRVDEEVATWRAKDPLERVRLWLHGQGAWDETWQSELEERASRRIEAAVAEAESLVSFTAGEIFDATYQELTAPLRIQRSLAERDSQ
- a CDS encoding alpha-ketoacid dehydrogenase subunit beta encodes the protein MSVMTMAQALNAALDVALSDPRVVVIGEDIGTTGGVFRITDGLVEKHGTERVIDTPVAESGIVGAAFGMAVAGMRPVVEIQFMGFSYPAYDQVINHVARIRNRSRHRFTAPMVIRLPYGAGIGAAEHHSESTEAVYAHIPGLKVVVASTPENAKGLLLAAVDDPDPVIFMEPIRLYRAARGEVPGGRHTTPIGSAEVDRTGSDVSLVSYGAMMRETREAADRLAEDGVSAEIIDLRTLVPLDADTIVASVVRTGRAVIVHEAPLTAGYGAEIVALIQERALYSLRAPVQRVTGWDTVVPLRLAERHYMPSVARIVSAARQTLEG